In Haloarcula hispanica ATCC 33960, one DNA window encodes the following:
- a CDS encoding PRC-barrel domain-containing protein yields the protein MRTVLANQLSNVRVVSTDGREVGTLQNITLDTATGELQTIVINSEVQEIFGVERDSDGDIRLPASLIESKRDHLTIQPPTEQSVAGGDTVDS from the coding sequence ATGCGAACGGTCCTCGCAAACCAGCTCTCCAACGTCCGGGTCGTGAGTACCGATGGCCGCGAAGTCGGCACACTGCAAAACATTACGCTCGATACAGCTACGGGAGAACTTCAGACGATTGTCATCAACAGCGAGGTTCAAGAGATATTCGGCGTTGAGCGGGATTCCGACGGCGACATTCGATTGCCGGCGTCCCTCATCGAATCGAAGCGGGACCACCTGACCATTCAGCCGCCGACAGAACAAAGTGTCGCCGGCGGCGATACTGTGGACTCGTAG
- a CDS encoding metal-dependent transcriptional regulator: MSSESQTGSASSLTPSVSDIERSAGRYLFAVSVLSESPTERVSTGELQEFLNVTPASVTEMVSKLDERGLVDYEKYQGVTLTDRGDALVTEVGWRFCVVSTFFESVLDTTLDEQTAFDIGFLLPKNGVFRLRSHVGGACLGHCPEAGGDGEQCVP, from the coding sequence ATGTCCTCAGAATCGCAAACAGGGTCCGCTTCGTCGCTCACGCCGTCGGTTTCCGATATCGAGCGGAGCGCAGGCCGATATCTCTTCGCCGTCTCTGTCCTCTCGGAATCTCCCACAGAGCGGGTTTCGACCGGGGAACTGCAGGAGTTCTTGAACGTGACCCCGGCCAGCGTCACGGAGATGGTGTCGAAACTCGACGAGCGGGGACTGGTGGACTACGAAAAATATCAGGGAGTGACGCTCACGGATCGCGGGGACGCTCTCGTGACGGAGGTTGGGTGGCGTTTCTGCGTCGTTTCCACCTTCTTCGAATCGGTGTTAGATACGACCCTCGACGAACAGACGGCGTTCGATATCGGCTTCCTCCTCCCGAAAAACGGTGTGTTTCGTCTCCGAAGTCATGTGGGTGGAGCCTGTCTGGGCCACTGTCCAGAGGCAGGCGGCGACGGCGAGCAGTGCGTTCCATAG
- a CDS encoding DUF2249 domain-containing protein has protein sequence MPREIQLRDQSERQRREQLFDVLSGAEVGDTIEVVADRDIDPQLVRYQLEQDRSLEWEYAHPDVEPRELQVTVGEPLGDESHPTIDVRDLKPQRRHEALLDIFDGLAAGDGFVLVNDHNPKPLYHELKSMHGDVIEWDYTSQGGGEWQVEIVKTGDSEATGEDIVTRYDVREIPKQERHPTIHHRYGMIPEGGTMELIAPHEPRPLQREFRQRYGDAFAWEVVESEPGRCRVQITKTERTGESGESDTAADDGSEAPSDDESVEITDELDVRDLPPAQRHEQIFEAYAELDTGSGFVLVNDHDPKPLYHQFEAEAGPEFRWTYRQQDPGEFRVLIGKAETTVDESADEETEVPF, from the coding sequence ATGCCAAGAGAGATTCAGTTGCGAGACCAGTCGGAAAGACAACGCCGTGAACAGCTCTTCGACGTACTGTCGGGAGCCGAGGTCGGTGATACCATCGAAGTCGTGGCCGACAGGGATATCGACCCCCAACTGGTGCGCTACCAGCTGGAACAGGACCGGTCGCTGGAGTGGGAATACGCACATCCCGACGTAGAGCCGCGAGAGCTGCAGGTGACCGTCGGCGAACCGCTCGGGGACGAGTCGCACCCCACAATCGACGTCCGTGACCTGAAGCCACAACGACGACACGAGGCGCTTCTGGATATCTTCGACGGTCTGGCGGCGGGTGACGGGTTCGTCCTCGTCAACGACCACAACCCCAAGCCGCTGTATCACGAGCTCAAATCGATGCATGGGGACGTAATCGAGTGGGACTACACGAGTCAGGGCGGCGGCGAATGGCAGGTCGAGATCGTCAAGACCGGCGATTCCGAGGCCACCGGTGAAGACATCGTTACGCGGTACGACGTCCGCGAAATCCCCAAACAGGAGCGGCATCCGACGATCCATCACCGATACGGAATGATACCCGAGGGCGGGACGATGGAACTCATCGCCCCACACGAGCCGCGGCCCCTGCAACGGGAGTTCAGACAGCGGTACGGCGACGCGTTCGCCTGGGAGGTCGTCGAATCTGAGCCCGGCCGCTGCCGCGTCCAGATCACGAAAACTGAGAGGACAGGAGAGTCCGGTGAATCGGATACCGCTGCAGATGACGGGTCGGAAGCCCCATCTGACGACGAGTCAGTCGAGATTACCGACGAACTCGATGTCAGAGATCTCCCGCCGGCACAGCGACACGAGCAGATCTTCGAGGCGTACGCCGAACTGGACACCGGGAGCGGATTCGTGCTGGTGAACGACCACGACCCCAAGCCGCTGTACCACCAGTTCGAGGCCGAGGCGGGCCCGGAGTTCCGCTGGACCTACCGCCAGCAGGACCCCGGTGAGTTCAGAGTCCTGATCGGAAAGGCCGAGACGACCGTCGACGAGTCAGCCGACGAAGAGACGGAGGTCCCGTTCTGA
- the ric gene encoding iron-sulfur cluster repair di-iron protein, with translation MTEPIDPDRPLGALVRENPAFARVFEAVGLDFCCGGDQMLRTACTEADLDLDAVREQLDEARRKREERGDEWESMTALIEHVVDSHHQYLREELPALEQLAEKVRSVHAEEHPELADIEREVLELAEEMRQHTTEEEQDVFPVIEKLDSGDELTGKERARLDEALADLESDHEATAEHLERIAELSDGYAVPDDACPSYQSLLERLETLEQDTHMHVHKENNVLFPQVESRLAGQV, from the coding sequence ATGACTGAACCAATCGATCCGGACCGACCGCTCGGCGCACTCGTCAGAGAGAACCCGGCGTTCGCTCGCGTCTTCGAAGCAGTCGGGCTCGATTTCTGCTGTGGCGGTGACCAGATGCTCCGGACAGCCTGTACCGAAGCGGACCTCGATCTCGATGCCGTCCGGGAGCAACTGGACGAGGCGCGTCGAAAAAGGGAGGAGCGCGGGGACGAATGGGAATCGATGACTGCCCTCATCGAACACGTCGTCGACAGCCACCATCAGTACCTCCGCGAGGAGCTGCCAGCCCTGGAACAACTCGCTGAGAAAGTTCGGAGCGTCCACGCGGAAGAGCATCCAGAGCTGGCGGACATCGAGCGGGAAGTCCTCGAACTGGCCGAGGAGATGCGTCAGCACACGACAGAGGAGGAACAGGACGTGTTCCCCGTCATCGAGAAGCTCGACAGCGGAGACGAACTCACAGGCAAGGAAAGAGCGCGTCTGGACGAGGCGCTCGCGGACCTCGAATCGGACCACGAAGCGACGGCCGAGCACCTCGAACGGATCGCAGAGCTGAGCGACGGGTACGCGGTTCCGGACGACGCCTGTCCGAGCTATCAGAGCCTGCTCGAACGACTCGAAACACTGGAACAGGACACACATATGCACGTCCACAAGGAGAACAACGTCCTGTTCCCGCAGGTCGAATCACGGCTTGCGGGCCAAGTCTGA
- a CDS encoding TetR/AcrR family transcriptional regulator: protein MAGPSDRTFSDQTEEIMQATYRALREHGYADLTIKRIADEYGKSTAAVHYYYDTKDDLLAAFLDYLLERFVDSIHDVETTDPEARLEILLDELLVKPQENPDLSVALLEMRSQAPYKEAFSDRFRQNDEYIRYMLKAVINHGIDEGVFSDVDADHVTRSLLTIIDGARTRAVMLDDTEELETARQTASEYADAMLR, encoded by the coding sequence ATGGCTGGACCATCGGACCGCACCTTCTCGGACCAGACCGAGGAGATAATGCAGGCGACCTACCGGGCGCTGCGCGAGCACGGGTACGCCGATCTCACGATAAAACGGATCGCGGACGAGTACGGCAAATCGACGGCTGCAGTGCATTACTACTACGACACGAAAGACGACCTTCTTGCGGCCTTTCTCGATTATCTGCTGGAGCGGTTCGTCGATTCGATTCACGACGTCGAGACGACGGACCCCGAAGCCAGACTGGAAATCTTGCTCGATGAACTGCTCGTCAAACCCCAGGAAAACCCCGATCTCTCGGTCGCCCTGTTAGAGATGCGGAGTCAAGCACCGTACAAGGAGGCGTTCAGCGACCGGTTCCGACAGAACGACGAGTACATTCGGTACATGCTCAAGGCGGTCATCAATCACGGGATCGACGAGGGTGTGTTCAGCGACGTCGACGCGGATCACGTTACCCGTTCGCTGCTGACGATCATCGACGGTGCCCGGACCCGCGCCGTGATGCTGGATGACACCGAGGAACTCGAAACAGCCCGACAGACGGCGAGTGAGTACGCCGACGCGATGTTACGGTAA
- a CDS encoding TetR/AcrR family transcriptional regulator: protein MDDDTATEILDATYRALCQHGYAALTVKDIAAEADRSKASIHYYYDSKENLFTEFLDFLYERYTAKITGVDGSTPREELDSLLDTVLTDGRQTPGQEFRTAILEIKAQAPYNDAFRTQLARFDAVLFDRLREIIAAGVETGEFDSRVEPAVAAEFLVTAITGAHTRHVATDRSIDRFKETITRYAETHLLTDTPAEATR from the coding sequence ATGGATGACGATACAGCTACCGAAATTCTCGACGCGACGTACCGCGCCCTCTGCCAGCACGGGTACGCCGCGCTCACGGTCAAAGACATCGCTGCCGAGGCAGACCGGAGCAAAGCGTCTATTCACTACTACTACGACAGCAAAGAGAACCTCTTTACCGAGTTTCTGGACTTCTTGTACGAACGATACACTGCAAAAATAACGGGCGTCGACGGGAGTACACCGCGGGAAGAACTCGATTCGCTGTTGGACACCGTTCTCACTGATGGGCGACAGACGCCCGGTCAGGAGTTCAGAACGGCAATACTCGAAATAAAGGCACAGGCCCCGTACAACGACGCCTTCCGGACACAGCTGGCCAGGTTCGATGCCGTGCTCTTCGACCGGCTGCGGGAAATCATCGCGGCCGGCGTCGAAACCGGGGAGTTCGATAGCAGGGTCGAGCCGGCCGTCGCAGCGGAGTTTCTCGTGACGGCGATTACAGGTGCCCATACCCGACACGTCGCCACAGACCGTTCGATAGACAGATTCAAAGAGACGATTACGCGATACGCTGAGACCCATCTCCTGACGGACACGCCAGCGGAGGCGACCCGCTGA
- a CDS encoding MATE family efflux transporter — MGIRSRVSALFKGPEEFDLTSGGIGKPLFFLSMPIVITNLFQTAYNLADTFWLGQYSTDALAAISFAFPMVFLLISLGMGISVAGSVLVAQFTGAGEERDAEYAASQTVTFAVIVSFVLGIAGYLGVDTFLSLMGASEDVLPMATSYMEVISLGLLFMFGFFVFVALMRGYGDTITPMLVMFGSVVLNIIIDPFLIFGWTVVENAPLVGTVSFPELGIEGAAIATVFSRALALVVGLAIMFRGNRGVQIHLRDMAPDLSYLRRLVRIGLPASVEGTGRALSMNLLLVIVAMFPDTVVAAYGIGTRVFSVVFLPAIAVARGVETMTGQNMGADKPDRAAKAAGLAATVLFGVLTLAGVLVWFTAAPIADLFTTDPEVVEITTQFLRYVALSFGFIGIMRAYTGSFRGAGKTLTAAAISVLMLGIIRFPIAWFAAVPLGETGIWLSFAVSNVAGALIAYGWYRRGTWRDSNLTEAKVDIDEAGVEMSADGD, encoded by the coding sequence ATGGGGATTCGAAGTCGCGTTAGTGCGCTGTTCAAGGGGCCCGAGGAGTTCGACCTCACGTCGGGTGGCATCGGGAAGCCGCTGTTTTTCCTCTCGATGCCGATCGTCATCACGAATCTCTTCCAGACCGCGTACAACCTCGCGGACACGTTCTGGCTCGGCCAGTACAGCACGGACGCGCTGGCTGCAATCAGCTTCGCGTTCCCGATGGTGTTCCTCCTCATCTCGCTCGGGATGGGGATATCCGTCGCCGGCAGCGTCCTCGTCGCGCAGTTTACCGGCGCAGGCGAGGAGCGCGACGCCGAGTACGCCGCCTCACAGACGGTCACGTTCGCCGTCATCGTCTCGTTCGTTCTCGGCATCGCGGGCTATCTCGGCGTCGATACGTTTCTGAGCCTGATGGGCGCGTCCGAAGACGTCCTCCCCATGGCGACTAGTTACATGGAGGTCATCTCACTCGGCCTGCTGTTCATGTTCGGCTTCTTCGTCTTCGTCGCGCTCATGCGGGGCTACGGCGACACGATAACGCCGATGCTCGTCATGTTCGGCTCAGTTGTGCTCAACATCATCATCGACCCGTTCCTGATATTTGGCTGGACAGTCGTCGAGAACGCGCCGCTCGTGGGAACTGTCTCGTTCCCCGAACTCGGCATCGAAGGGGCCGCCATCGCGACCGTCTTTTCCCGGGCGCTGGCGCTGGTCGTCGGGCTGGCGATCATGTTCCGGGGGAACCGCGGCGTCCAGATTCACCTCCGCGATATGGCACCGGACCTCTCGTATCTCCGCCGTCTCGTTCGCATTGGCCTACCCGCCTCCGTCGAGGGGACGGGGCGTGCGCTGTCGATGAACCTGCTGTTGGTCATCGTCGCGATGTTCCCGGACACGGTCGTCGCCGCCTACGGCATCGGAACGCGCGTGTTCTCGGTCGTCTTCCTGCCGGCTATCGCGGTCGCTCGCGGCGTCGAGACGATGACCGGCCAGAACATGGGGGCCGACAAACCGGATCGGGCAGCGAAAGCGGCCGGCCTCGCGGCGACGGTGCTTTTCGGCGTGCTCACCCTTGCTGGGGTCCTCGTCTGGTTCACCGCCGCACCGATAGCCGACCTGTTCACGACGGACCCCGAAGTCGTCGAAATCACGACGCAGTTCCTCCGTTACGTTGCGTTGTCCTTCGGCTTCATCGGTATCATGCGGGCCTACACCGGGAGCTTCCGCGGTGCCGGGAAGACGCTCACCGCCGCGGCCATCTCCGTGCTGATGCTCGGAATCATCCGCTTCCCGATTGCGTGGTTCGCCGCTGTGCCGCTCGGCGAGACCGGCATCTGGCTGTCGTTCGCCGTCTCGAACGTCGCAGGGGCGCTCATCGCCTACGGCTGGTATCGACGCGGGACGTGGCGAGACAGCAACCTCACCGAAGCCAAGGTCGATATCGACGAAGCGGGCGTCGAGATGTCGGCTGACGGAGACTGA
- a CDS encoding class I SAM-dependent methyltransferase yields the protein MPAEPNASQKPASPLFAAIYDPATALVERTLLRPHREYLVANLDGTVLDLGAGTGAMFPYFNSVANASTEVHAIEPDPHMRRQAEEKANAQATPIHIESAPAEALPYDEDTFDVVIASMVFCTIPEVESAISEIVRVLKPGGELRFFEHVIDDGWRARVQSALAPLWRRLAGGCHLTQQTGTQLVAEQSFDVVEIERLNLGITPIRPFVRGRLRKRSVSSTR from the coding sequence ATGCCCGCAGAACCGAACGCCAGTCAGAAGCCCGCGTCGCCGCTGTTTGCAGCTATCTACGATCCGGCTACGGCACTCGTTGAGCGGACGCTCTTACGGCCACATCGTGAGTACCTGGTGGCGAATCTGGATGGCACAGTGCTGGACCTCGGCGCTGGAACCGGCGCGATGTTTCCGTATTTCAACAGCGTTGCGAACGCGTCGACGGAGGTTCACGCTATCGAGCCAGACCCGCATATGCGGCGTCAGGCAGAGGAGAAGGCAAACGCGCAGGCCACGCCGATTCATATCGAGTCGGCACCGGCGGAAGCTCTCCCGTACGACGAGGACACGTTCGACGTCGTCATCGCCTCCATGGTTTTCTGTACGATTCCAGAGGTCGAGTCCGCGATAAGTGAAATCGTCCGCGTACTCAAACCCGGCGGCGAACTGCGTTTCTTCGAGCACGTCATCGACGACGGGTGGCGCGCCCGGGTACAGTCAGCTCTCGCACCGCTCTGGAGGCGTCTCGCCGGCGGTTGCCACCTCACCCAACAGACGGGGACGCAGCTCGTCGCTGAACAGTCGTTCGACGTCGTCGAAATCGAGCGACTCAATCTGGGCATAACGCCAATCCGGCCGTTCGTTCGGGGACGGCTCCGCAAGCGCTCGGTGTCTTCGACGCGGTAA